A window of Arcobacter sp. CECT 8983 contains these coding sequences:
- a CDS encoding NADH-ubiquinone oxidoreductase subunit E family protein — MKRFDLRPLKDDFYDRMLELMDKDISKGENAIFLFEIGDFSCVQKSADVIKDAGYTLMNSIKFNEVDWTIVVKKEKPQEEINKEDKED, encoded by the coding sequence ATGAAAAGATTTGACTTAAGACCATTGAAAGATGATTTTTATGACAGAATGTTAGAACTTATGGATAAAGATATTTCAAAAGGTGAAAATGCAATTTTCCTTTTTGAAATAGGGGACTTCTCCTGTGTTCAAAAAAGTGCAGATGTTATTAAAGATGCTGGATATACACTTATGAATTCAATTAAATTCAATGAAGTTGATTGGACTATTGTTGTGAAAAAAGAAAAACCACAAGAAGAGATTAATAAAGAAGATAAAGAGGACTAA
- a CDS encoding ATP-binding protein: MNEIIEFIKAKNVEKSAFFKQLKCSKEEAQILQYITRQYIQGRDTSMVIDILSEFYDVKTYEHLNKIQLIKSLLEFGWLVQSGFDQLKLSEMSQLELLNSMITLSPAFLKLLEKGSLEFVLPEVKKYEDHLEYLQDQFFRIDLAQQLNLVKNNFDENSPNINRLRSKLTLLENRIKERVKETDGSIMMEDFFKQYTLNEQEQLLFLALLKEEYSGGDGTLRDMNSLITLISSDDYEKIKYRSLLEEGSNLVSSSLVDYDEVLTPFGGINRNFYIPDDILYKISHPTKKTNRSTKMKLDSLIKEQETFELITTNKTLDDVVLNDKTREVLDSLLKQMDKKVFNRLKEWGIKHKRSIEARIIFYGFAGTGKTLTALAFAKTLKRQVLSFDCSKILSMYVGESEKNVRAIFDKYYEIRDKSKSEPILLLNEADQFLSSRTTSSASGSEKMHNQMQNIFLEQIERFDGILIATTNLLESLDKAFSRRFNYKIEFKKPNYEQRVELWNKLLPTTLPLDKDFDIKKLADYELTGGQIEMVIKNTAFKIAVDDEPIFTNKSFEEQIAKELKGNFDSENKVGFF; encoded by the coding sequence ATGAACGAGATAATAGAATTTATAAAGGCAAAAAATGTTGAGAAGTCAGCATTTTTTAAACAATTAAAATGCTCAAAAGAAGAAGCACAAATTTTACAATACATCACAAGACAATATATCCAAGGAAGAGATACTTCTATGGTTATAGATATTTTAAGTGAATTTTATGATGTAAAAACATATGAGCATTTAAATAAAATTCAATTAATCAAGTCTTTATTAGAGTTTGGGTGGCTTGTTCAAAGTGGTTTTGACCAACTAAAACTTAGTGAAATGTCACAATTAGAACTTTTAAACTCGATGATTACTCTATCTCCTGCATTTTTAAAGCTTTTAGAAAAAGGTTCATTAGAGTTTGTTTTACCAGAAGTTAAAAAATATGAAGACCATTTAGAATATTTACAAGATCAATTTTTTAGAATAGATTTAGCTCAACAATTAAATCTAGTAAAAAACAACTTTGATGAAAATTCACCAAATATAAATAGATTAAGGTCAAAACTAACTCTTCTTGAAAACAGAATCAAAGAGAGAGTAAAAGAGACTGATGGCTCTATTATGATGGAAGATTTTTTTAAACAATATACTTTAAATGAACAAGAACAATTATTGTTTCTAGCTCTTTTAAAAGAGGAGTATTCAGGTGGTGATGGAACTTTAAGGGATATGAACTCTCTAATCACACTAATTTCAAGTGATGATTATGAAAAAATAAAATATAGATCACTTTTGGAAGAGGGATCAAACCTTGTTTCAAGTTCATTGGTTGATTATGATGAAGTTTTAACTCCTTTTGGGGGAATAAATAGAAACTTCTATATTCCCGATGATATTTTATATAAAATTTCACATCCAACTAAAAAGACAAATAGAAGTACGAAGATGAAGCTTGATTCTTTGATAAAAGAGCAAGAAACATTTGAACTTATTACTACAAATAAAACTTTAGATGATGTTGTTTTAAATGACAAGACAAGAGAAGTTTTAGATTCACTGTTAAAGCAAATGGATAAAAAAGTATTTAATAGACTTAAAGAGTGGGGAATAAAACATAAAAGAAGTATTGAAGCAAGAATTATCTTTTATGGTTTTGCTGGTACTGGTAAAACTTTAACAGCACTTGCTTTTGCAAAGACTTTAAAAAGACAAGTTTTAAGTTTTGATTGTTCAAAGATTCTTTCTATGTATGTTGGTGAGAGTGAAAAAAATGTTAGAGCAATATTTGATAAATATTATGAGATTAGGGACAAAAGTAAATCTGAACCGATTTTATTATTAAATGAAGCAGATCAATTTTTAAGTTCTAGAACAACTTCTAGTGCTAGTGGAAGTGAAAAAATGCATAATCAAATGCAAAATATTTTTTTAGAACAAATAGAAAGATTTGATGGAATCTTAATTGCAACAACAAATCTTTTGGAGTCTTTAGACAAAGCATTTTCAAGAAGGTTTAATTACAAAATAGAATTTAAAAAACCAAATTATGAGCAAAGAGTAGAGTTATGGAATAAACTACTTCCAACAACTTTACCTTTGGATAAAGATTTTGATATAAAGAAATTAGCAGACTATGAATTAACAGGTGGTCAAATAGAGATGGTTATAAAAAATACTGCATTTAAAATAGCCGTTGATGATGAACCAATTTTTACAAATAAATCTTTTGAAGAACAGATTGCAAAAGAATTAAAAGGTAACTTTGATTCAGAAAATAAAGTTGGTTTTTTCTAA
- the nuoD gene encoding NADH dehydrogenase (quinone) subunit D: protein MRQTANRLKPFFENINFEREDNTMIVNFGPQHPSAHGQMRLMLELQGEEVIKATPGIGYLHRGMEKMGENMIYNEFLPTTDRMDYIASTSNNYGFALAVEKLLGIEAPRRAEVIRTMLLELNRVMSHLFWLATHALDVGAMSVFLYAFREREYAMDLIEDYCGARLTHSAVRIGGVPLDLPQNWCEDLERFITNFEKEIDRYEGLLTENRIWKMRLENVGVINEELGKSWGCSGIVLRAAGVKWDLRREMPYGLYPELEFNIPIASTGDAYGRYKCYIQEMRESAKILRQLIPMYKSSDSQLMAHAPEYISAPKEDIMTQNYSLMQHFVLVTQGMRPPKGEIYVATESPKGELGYMIVSDGSPYAYKMKLRAPSFWHTGVLEDLLPGHQLADVVTIIGNLNVVFGEIDR, encoded by the coding sequence ATGCGGCAAACAGCAAATAGATTAAAACCTTTTTTTGAAAATATTAACTTTGAGCGTGAAGATAATACTATGATAGTAAACTTTGGTCCTCAACACCCTTCTGCACATGGTCAAATGAGACTTATGCTTGAACTTCAAGGAGAAGAAGTAATAAAAGCAACACCTGGAATTGGATATCTTCATCGAGGTATGGAAAAGATGGGTGAAAATATGATTTATAATGAATTTTTACCTACAACAGATAGAATGGATTATATTGCCTCTACTTCAAATAACTATGGTTTTGCATTAGCAGTAGAAAAACTATTAGGTATTGAAGCTCCTAGAAGGGCTGAAGTTATTAGAACTATGCTTTTAGAATTAAATAGAGTAATGTCTCATCTTTTTTGGCTTGCTACACATGCCCTTGATGTTGGAGCTATGTCTGTATTTTTATATGCCTTTAGAGAAAGAGAATATGCAATGGATTTAATAGAAGACTATTGTGGGGCAAGACTTACTCATAGTGCAGTTAGAATTGGTGGAGTTCCTTTAGATTTACCACAAAACTGGTGTGAAGACTTAGAAAGATTTATCACTAACTTTGAAAAAGAGATTGATAGATACGAAGGTTTACTTACAGAAAATAGAATCTGGAAAATGAGACTTGAAAATGTAGGTGTAATAAATGAAGAGTTAGGAAAATCTTGGGGATGTTCAGGAATTGTTTTAAGAGCAGCTGGAGTTAAATGGGACCTTAGACGTGAAATGCCTTATGGACTTTATCCTGAGCTTGAGTTTAATATACCGATTGCAAGTACTGGTGATGCTTATGGAAGATATAAGTGTTATATTCAAGAAATGAGAGAATCTGCAAAAATATTAAGACAATTAATTCCTATGTATAAAAGTAGTGATAGTCAACTAATGGCTCATGCACCTGAATATATTTCAGCACCTAAAGAAGATATTATGACTCAAAACTACTCTTTGATGCAACACTTTGTCCTTGTAACTCAAGGAATGAGGCCACCAAAGGGTGAGATTTATGTAGCAACTGAATCCCCAAAAGGTGAATTAGGATATATGATAGTTAGTGATGGAAGTCCATATGCTTATAAAATGAAATTAAGAGCACCATCTTTCTGGCATACAGGGGTTTTAGAAGACTTATTACCAGGACATCAATTAGCTGATGTTGTAACTATTATTGGTAATTTAAATGTTGTATTTGGTGAGATTGATAGGTAA
- a CDS encoding NADH-quinone oxidoreductase subunit B family protein yields the protein MAQHKVDYFKDGGAPIALTTVDKLVNWGRSNSLWPLTYGLACCAIEMMATGASRYDFDRFGTIFRASPRQADVIVIAGTLTKKHAEFMRRLYDQMPEPKWVISMGSCANTGGMFNTYATVQGADRIVPVDIYLPGCAPRPETLQYALMMLQKKIRKESIFRKIKKKRLV from the coding sequence ATGGCACAGCATAAAGTAGACTATTTTAAAGATGGCGGAGCTCCAATTGCATTAACTACAGTTGATAAGTTAGTAAATTGGGGAAGGTCAAACTCACTTTGGCCTTTAACATATGGATTAGCATGTTGCGCTATTGAAATGATGGCAACGGGTGCTTCAAGATATGATTTTGATAGATTTGGAACAATTTTTAGAGCAAGTCCAAGACAAGCAGATGTTATTGTAATTGCGGGAACTTTGACAAAAAAACACGCAGAGTTTATGAGAAGGTTATATGACCAAATGCCAGAACCTAAATGGGTTATTTCAATGGGATCTTGCGCAAATACAGGTGGAATGTTTAACACTTATGCAACTGTTCAAGGTGCTGATAGAATTGTGCCAGTTGATATTTATTTACCAGGTTGTGCTCCTAGACCAGAGACTTTACAGTATGCACTTATGATGCTTCAAAAAAAGATTAGAAAAGAGTCTATTTTTAGAAAAATCAAGAAAAAGAGGCTTGTATAA
- a CDS encoding tetratricopeptide repeat protein gives MKQLLYSILVFIFLTGCATNNFFNGSKYPKETLINQANNGDLNAMLELSKYFDFPQTIEGLQYFDKWYENIDENDAAEQVALLGEIYYDYSDMFLNGEEKALKLLNQASKKGNLDAKISLIKHYLNEYKTQEANEIENNIIDKLSVKQLQKLYSIYFDKRKREKAEKVASYLAEREADIPYDLQLKKVKSIIYRGSSQEKVKEFIEKTIATNDVEKITKLADILVKRRAYKEAIKLYTALIKLDNENADAYYNLAMIYNRGSYLQNLEKDKEKSNKYFMKAVELNHLEATVNVLDAYSNSKESLDKYLELKNKLLSSNEGILVLANYYKKNRYNEKARELFEKLAEENDHKAILELALKIPSNYNFNPEEYVSARRWQEFILSSSNTKLKDKFTKEVIEKRSFRRAFPEVTKKLEQEILNSDNILTLRKFAQKNRYSNIDFSIKLYEKASKAGDIKSSLELVSLYTNKKVNKYDKAVEVLQKLIDKGDKKAAYKLANLYLHPPYFLDEKPNYKKALAIYEKLAKEDDIKAIEELVRYHLCNSCEKSPFINQETGFFYMKRLYELRKTPRDYASMGWAYAYGKGVKKDLKKAEEYYFQAAQKGYTSAYYNLAWLYYRNKENKDRDIIRLDYKKAKEYLELGAKNYNYPSINLLGVFYKDGLGVKKDMQKAVRLFEKAARYDKYAANHLANYYRDKKDYKSAMKYYEYAKSKGDASAQIELGILYEKGQGTKKDIEKALKYYKDAFKNYRDDSQKDIAAYNIGLIYHYGKGGMKKDLEKAKYWYSSSNFDKAKKELKKIEKLKK, from the coding sequence ATGAAACAACTATTATATAGTATCTTAGTATTTATATTTTTAACAGGTTGTGCAACAAATAATTTTTTTAATGGTAGTAAATATCCAAAAGAAACTTTAATCAATCAAGCAAACAATGGTGACTTAAATGCTATGCTTGAACTTTCAAAGTATTTTGATTTCCCTCAAACAATTGAAGGTTTACAATATTTTGATAAATGGTATGAAAATATTGATGAAAATGATGCTGCAGAACAAGTGGCACTTTTAGGTGAAATATATTATGACTATAGTGATATGTTTTTAAATGGAGAAGAAAAAGCCTTAAAACTTTTAAACCAAGCTTCTAAAAAAGGGAATCTTGATGCAAAGATATCTTTGATTAAACATTATCTCAATGAGTACAAAACACAAGAAGCAAATGAAATAGAGAATAATATTATTGATAAATTATCAGTAAAACAACTTCAAAAACTTTATTCTATTTATTTTGATAAAAGAAAAAGAGAAAAAGCTGAAAAAGTTGCCTCATACTTAGCAGAAAGAGAAGCAGATATTCCTTATGATTTACAACTAAAAAAGGTAAAATCAATAATCTACAGAGGAAGTTCTCAGGAGAAGGTTAAAGAGTTTATTGAAAAAACAATTGCTACTAATGATGTTGAAAAGATAACTAAATTAGCTGATATACTTGTAAAAAGACGAGCTTATAAAGAAGCTATTAAATTATATACTGCACTTATTAAATTAGATAATGAAAATGCTGATGCTTATTATAATCTTGCAATGATTTATAATAGAGGTAGCTATTTACAAAATCTAGAAAAAGATAAAGAAAAATCAAATAAGTACTTTATGAAAGCAGTTGAATTAAATCATCTAGAAGCTACAGTTAACGTTCTTGATGCATATTCAAATAGTAAAGAGAGTTTAGATAAATACTTAGAGTTAAAAAATAAGCTACTATCTTCAAATGAAGGTATTTTGGTTTTAGCAAACTACTACAAGAAAAATAGATATAATGAAAAAGCAAGAGAGTTATTCGAAAAACTTGCAGAAGAAAACGATCATAAAGCTATTTTAGAACTTGCATTAAAAATTCCGTCTAACTATAACTTTAACCCTGAAGAATATGTTAGTGCTAGAAGATGGCAAGAGTTTATTCTATCAAGTAGCAATACAAAGTTGAAAGATAAATTTACCAAAGAAGTTATAGAAAAACGAAGTTTCAGAAGAGCCTTCCCAGAAGTAACTAAAAAACTAGAACAAGAAATTTTAAACTCTGATAATATCTTGACTTTAAGAAAATTTGCTCAGAAGAACAGATACTCAAATATAGACTTTTCAATTAAACTATATGAAAAAGCTTCCAAAGCAGGAGACATAAAAAGTTCCCTTGAACTTGTAAGTCTTTATACAAATAAAAAAGTAAATAAATATGATAAAGCCGTAGAAGTTTTACAAAAACTAATAGATAAAGGGGACAAAAAAGCTGCTTATAAATTAGCAAACTTATATTTACATCCACCCTACTTTTTAGATGAAAAACCAAACTATAAAAAAGCTTTAGCTATTTATGAAAAGTTAGCAAAAGAAGATGATATAAAAGCTATTGAAGAACTAGTAAGATACCATCTTTGTAACTCTTGTGAGAAATCTCCATTTATAAATCAAGAAACTGGTTTTTTCTATATGAAAAGACTATATGAATTAAGAAAAACTCCTAGAGATTATGCTTCAATGGGATGGGCTTATGCTTATGGAAAAGGAGTTAAAAAAGATCTGAAAAAAGCTGAAGAGTATTACTTCCAAGCTGCACAAAAAGGTTATACTTCTGCTTATTATAACTTAGCTTGGTTATATTATAGAAATAAAGAAAATAAAGATAGAGATATCATTAGACTAGATTATAAAAAAGCAAAAGAATACTTAGAACTTGGGGCTAAAAACTACAACTATCCAAGTATAAATCTTCTAGGAGTTTTTTATAAAGATGGTCTAGGAGTAAAAAAAGATATGCAAAAAGCAGTTCGTTTATTTGAAAAAGCAGCAAGATATGACAAATATGCAGCAAATCATCTTGCAAATTATTATAGAGATAAAAAAGATTATAAAAGTGCTATGAAATACTATGAATATGCGAAGAGTAAAGGTGATGCATCAGCTCAAATAGAACTTGGAATACTTTATGAAAAAGGACAAGGAACAAAAAAAGATATTGAAAAAGCTTTAAAATATTATAAAGATGCTTTTAAAAACTATAGAGATGATTCACAAAAAGATATTGCGGCATATAATATAGGACTTATATATCATTATGGAAAAGGTGGCATGAAAAAAGACCTAGAAAAAGCCAAATACTGGTATTCTAGTTCAAATTTTGATAAAGCAAAAAAAGAGTTAAAAAAGATAGAGAAACTAAAAAAGTAA
- a CDS encoding NAD(P)H-quinone oxidoreductase subunit 3 has protein sequence MTHMEFSHPYFGVFVMFVLSFGVFLTVVYIARVIGRKIARLNTEKLKTTLYECGPEVTKQPSSVSIQFYLMALLFILFDIEIIFMFPWAINFQVLGWFGFVEMILFILLLTIGFIYAWRKGALEWHSIK, from the coding sequence ATGACACATATGGAGTTTTCACATCCGTATTTCGGCGTTTTTGTTATGTTTGTTTTGAGTTTCGGTGTTTTCCTTACAGTAGTTTATATTGCAAGAGTTATTGGTAGGAAAATTGCAAGGTTAAATACTGAAAAACTAAAAACCACACTATATGAGTGTGGACCAGAAGTTACAAAACAACCAAGTAGTGTATCTATACAATTTTATTTAATGGCACTACTTTTTATTTTATTTGATATTGAGATTATATTTATGTTTCCATGGGCTATAAATTTCCAAGTTTTAGGATGGTTTGGATTTGTTGAGATGATTTTATTTATTTTATTACTTACAATCGGATTTATTTATGCATGGAGAAAAGGAGCTTTAGAATGGCACAGCATAAAGTAG
- a CDS encoding NADH-quinone oxidoreductase subunit C, translating into MRKYTPKNDVQKKSYFSDRFYIAPETPKKEVNSDEIYLEDLNFLSSKYEILNSYIEIDELVVYINPDDNVNIIAFFKEALEYEMLMELSAIDYVAQRGGFEIFYEMLSLTKRKRVRIKTFIKEKQELKSVYEVFKMANWSEREMYDMYGIKIVNHPNLKRIIMPDDWYDHPLRKTYPLQGDEAASWYEVDKIFGKEAREEIGAEIRDSAAIDRYDTKRFARLGHEVPYGVDITNGKEPEHTPLAYQEEGGVPIIKRFDENKSVTLKKRR; encoded by the coding sequence ATGAGAAAATATACACCTAAAAATGATGTACAAAAGAAATCATACTTTAGTGATAGATTTTATATTGCCCCTGAAACTCCAAAAAAAGAAGTAAATAGTGATGAAATCTATTTAGAGGATTTAAATTTCTTAAGTAGTAAATATGAAATTTTAAATTCATATATAGAAATAGATGAATTAGTTGTTTATATAAACCCTGATGATAATGTAAATATTATTGCATTTTTCAAAGAAGCATTAGAATATGAAATGTTAATGGAACTTTCTGCAATTGATTATGTTGCACAAAGGGGTGGCTTCGAAATTTTTTATGAAATGCTTTCTTTAACAAAAAGAAAAAGAGTAAGAATTAAAACTTTTATCAAAGAAAAACAAGAGCTAAAATCTGTTTATGAAGTTTTTAAAATGGCTAATTGGTCTGAGAGAGAGATGTATGATATGTATGGTATTAAAATTGTAAATCATCCAAATCTAAAAAGAATTATTATGCCAGATGATTGGTATGATCATCCATTAAGAAAGACATATCCTTTACAAGGTGATGAAGCAGCATCTTGGTATGAGGTTGATAAAATTTTTGGTAAAGAAGCAAGGGAAGAAATAGGGGCTGAAATAAGAGACTCTGCTGCTATTGATAGATATGATACTAAAAGATTTGCAAGGTTAGGTCATGAAGTTCCATATGGCGTTGATATTACAAATGGCAAAGAGCCTGAACATACTCCTTTAGCTTATCAAGAAGAGGGTGGAGTTCCTATTATCAAAAGATTTGATGAAAACAAAAGTGTTACACTTAAAAAAAGAAGATAA